One part of the Flavobacterium johnsoniae UW101 genome encodes these proteins:
- the mfd gene encoding transcription-repair coupling factor gives MSKNVLYTTYDNLPKAQQIASGLLEGNQIKMNISGLLGSAVSFIIRSVFKKTELPFLIVLDNKEEAAYYLNDLEQMIGEQDVLFYPVSFRRPYQVDETDNANVLLRAEVLNRINSRKKPAVIVTYPEALFEKVVTRQQLDKNTLKVSLNDKISIDFINEVLFEYEFKRVDFITEPGEFSVRGGIVDVFSFSNDHPYRIEFFGNEVDSIRTFDVETQLSVETHKKITIIPNVENKIFQENRESFLDYIAEKTVLFIQNTEGLFSQLDKQFARAEEAFEKLSKEIKHAAPEQLFLNQASFIKRALDFSVVELASRPVFKTTKKFEFHIQPQPSFNKQFDLLLNNLSDNHFNGYVNYLFCSNETQAKRFHDIFESLDEANSENIRKHYHTIVLPLYQGFIDEENQITAYTDHQIFERYHKFNIKNGYSKKQNITLKELTALSVGDYVTHIDHGIGKFGGLQKIQVEGKTQEAIKLVYADNDIVYVSIHSLHKISKYNGKDGTPPKIYKLGSNAWKVLKQKTKARVKHIAFNLIQLYAKRRLEKGFQFAPDSYLQNELESSFIYEDTPDQMKSTQEVKADMESDRPMDRLVCGDVGFGKTEVAIRAAFKAVDNSKQVAVLVPTTILAYQHYRTFSERLKDMPVSIGYLNRFRTAKQKTQTLKDLAEGKLDIVIGTHQLVNKNVVFKDLGLLIVDEEQKFGVNVKDKLKTIAANVDTLTLTATPIPRTLQFSLMAARDLSVITTPPPNRYPIETNVVGFNEEIIRDAISYEIQRNGQVFFINNRIENIKEVAGMIQRLVPNARVGIGHGQMDGAKLEELMLGFMNGDFDVLVATTIIESGLDVPNANTIFINNANNFGLSDLHQMRGRVGRSNKKAFCYFICPPYSSMTEDARKRIQALEQFSELGSGFNIAMKDLEIRGAGDLLGGEQSGFINEIGFDTYQKIMNEAIEELKENEFKDLYPEENDIDTKEYVKDIQIDADFELLFPDEYINNVSERLVLYNELGAIKDEAGLQEFERKLIDRFGPLPKQATALLNSIRIKWIATKVGIEKLVLKQGKMIGYFVSDQQSDYYQSVKFRNVLNFVQKHSSLCKMKEKQTVNGLRLLLTFENVKSIKRALELMELFEE, from the coding sequence TTGAGTAAAAACGTATTATATACAACATACGATAATCTGCCAAAAGCACAGCAGATTGCATCAGGTTTATTAGAAGGGAATCAGATAAAAATGAATATCAGCGGATTACTTGGATCTGCTGTTTCATTTATAATTCGTTCCGTTTTTAAGAAAACCGAACTGCCTTTTTTGATTGTTTTAGACAACAAAGAAGAAGCCGCATATTACCTAAACGATCTGGAGCAGATGATTGGCGAACAGGACGTTTTGTTTTATCCCGTATCATTTCGCCGTCCGTATCAGGTTGACGAAACAGACAATGCCAATGTTCTGCTTCGCGCTGAGGTTTTAAACCGAATCAATTCAAGAAAAAAACCAGCTGTAATTGTTACTTATCCTGAAGCACTTTTTGAGAAAGTAGTAACGCGCCAGCAATTAGATAAAAACACTTTAAAAGTCTCTTTAAACGATAAAATTTCGATTGATTTTATTAACGAAGTTTTATTTGAATACGAATTTAAAAGAGTCGATTTTATTACAGAACCCGGCGAATTTTCAGTTCGCGGGGGAATTGTCGATGTATTCTCATTTTCAAACGACCATCCTTACAGAATTGAGTTTTTTGGAAATGAAGTAGACAGCATTAGAACTTTTGATGTAGAAACACAATTATCTGTAGAAACACATAAAAAGATTACGATTATCCCAAATGTTGAAAACAAGATATTTCAGGAAAACCGTGAAAGTTTCTTAGATTATATTGCCGAAAAAACAGTTCTTTTTATTCAAAATACCGAAGGACTTTTCAGTCAGTTAGACAAACAATTTGCAAGGGCAGAAGAAGCTTTTGAGAAATTGTCTAAAGAAATAAAACACGCTGCACCAGAACAGTTGTTTTTAAATCAGGCTTCGTTTATAAAACGAGCATTGGATTTCTCGGTTGTAGAATTGGCTTCAAGACCAGTTTTTAAAACCACTAAAAAATTCGAATTCCATATTCAGCCTCAGCCGTCATTCAACAAACAATTTGATTTATTGCTGAATAATTTAAGCGATAATCATTTTAACGGATATGTCAATTATCTGTTTTGTTCGAATGAAACGCAGGCAAAGCGTTTTCACGATATTTTTGAAAGCTTAGACGAAGCCAATTCAGAAAATATTAGAAAGCATTATCATACCATTGTATTGCCTTTATATCAAGGTTTTATTGATGAAGAAAATCAAATAACCGCTTATACCGATCACCAGATTTTTGAGCGTTATCATAAATTCAACATTAAAAACGGATATTCTAAAAAACAGAATATCACGCTTAAAGAATTAACTGCACTTTCTGTCGGCGATTATGTAACACACATAGACCATGGAATTGGAAAGTTTGGCGGATTGCAGAAAATTCAGGTTGAAGGCAAAACCCAGGAAGCCATAAAACTGGTTTATGCCGATAATGATATTGTGTATGTGAGCATTCACTCGCTTCATAAAATTTCGAAATACAACGGAAAAGACGGAACGCCTCCGAAAATCTATAAACTTGGATCGAACGCCTGGAAGGTTTTAAAACAGAAAACCAAAGCGCGCGTCAAACATATTGCATTCAATTTGATTCAGCTGTATGCAAAACGTCGTTTAGAAAAAGGGTTTCAGTTTGCGCCGGACAGTTATCTTCAAAACGAATTAGAAAGTTCGTTTATTTACGAAGATACGCCGGATCAAATGAAATCGACACAGGAAGTAAAAGCCGATATGGAAAGCGATCGTCCAATGGATCGTTTGGTTTGCGGTGACGTTGGTTTCGGAAAAACAGAGGTTGCCATTCGTGCAGCTTTTAAAGCCGTTGACAACAGTAAACAAGTGGCAGTTTTGGTACCGACAACTATTTTGGCGTATCAGCATTACAGAACTTTTTCTGAACGTTTAAAAGACATGCCAGTTTCAATTGGCTATTTAAACCGATTTAGAACGGCAAAACAAAAAACACAAACGCTAAAAGATTTAGCCGAAGGAAAACTGGATATTGTAATTGGAACACATCAACTGGTCAATAAAAATGTAGTTTTTAAAGACTTAGGTTTATTGATTGTCGATGAGGAACAAAAGTTTGGAGTTAACGTAAAAGATAAACTGAAAACCATTGCTGCAAATGTGGATACGCTGACATTAACTGCAACGCCAATTCCGAGAACTTTGCAGTTTTCATTAATGGCTGCGCGGGATTTATCGGTAATTACAACGCCTCCACCAAACCGTTATCCAATTGAAACCAATGTGGTTGGTTTTAATGAAGAAATTATTCGTGACGCGATTTCATATGAAATTCAGAGAAACGGGCAAGTCTTCTTTATCAATAATAGAATTGAAAACATAAAAGAAGTGGCTGGAATGATTCAGCGTTTGGTTCCAAATGCAAGAGTTGGAATTGGCCACGGACAAATGGACGGTGCCAAACTTGAGGAATTGATGTTAGGTTTTATGAACGGAGATTTTGATGTTTTGGTAGCAACCACAATTATCGAAAGTGGTTTGGACGTTCCAAATGCAAATACGATTTTCATCAACAACGCTAATAATTTCGGATTATCAGATTTGCATCAAATGCGAGGCCGAGTAGGGCGAAGCAATAAAAAAGCATTTTGTTATTTCATCTGTCCTCCGTATTCATCAATGACCGAAGATGCCAGAAAACGCATTCAGGCGTTGGAACAATTCAGTGAATTAGGAAGCGGTTTCAACATTGCGATGAAAGATCTTGAAATTCGAGGCGCGGGAGATTTATTGGGCGGAGAACAAAGCGGTTTCATTAATGAAATTGGTTTTGATACGTACCAGAAAATTATGAATGAAGCCATTGAAGAGTTGAAGGAAAACGAATTCAAAGATTTATATCCTGAAGAAAATGATATTGATACCAAAGAATATGTAAAAGACATTCAAATCGATGCCGATTTTGAGCTTTTATTCCCGGATGAATATATCAATAACGTTTCAGAACGTTTGGTTTTATACAACGAATTAGGCGCTATAAAAGACGAAGCAGGATTACAGGAATTTGAAAGAAAACTAATTGACCGTTTCGGGCCTTTGCCAAAACAAGCGACAGCATTGTTAAACAGCATTAGAATAAAATGGATTGCAACAAAAGTCGGAATCGAGAAATTAGTCTTGAAACAAGGCAAAATGATTGGCTATTTCGTATCCGATCAGCAGTCAGATTATTATCAGTCTGTGAAGTTTAGAAACGTCCTGAACTTTGTTCAAAAACATAGTTCGCTCTGCAAAATGAAAGAAAAACAAACTGTAAACGGATTACGTTTATTGTTGACTTTTGAAAATGTGAAGTCGATAAAACGAGCTTTAGAGTTAATGGAATTGTTTGAGGAGTAG
- a CDS encoding DUF5683 domain-containing protein has translation MQNQLILLFLFFGLTSIFAQEKTKIISKDTLTLEAIDPLRPAKASFYSAILPGLGQVYNKKYWKVPLVYGAIGTSTYLYIDNQKKYNLYRNEYKNRLAGNPSETPSLARLDNSRLITAQKGFQRNRDLSALFMVGFYVLNIIDANIDAALSQFNVDEKLAFKPAVIKNEITLDNNFGVALNYSF, from the coding sequence ATGCAGAATCAACTCATTCTTCTATTCTTATTTTTTGGATTAACTTCAATTTTTGCTCAGGAAAAGACTAAAATCATATCAAAAGACACTCTTACTTTAGAAGCTATTGATCCGCTTCGTCCGGCAAAAGCATCGTTTTATTCGGCAATCCTGCCGGGATTAGGACAAGTTTACAATAAAAAATACTGGAAAGTTCCATTAGTTTATGGAGCAATTGGAACAAGTACTTATTTGTATATTGACAATCAAAAGAAATATAATTTGTATCGAAACGAATATAAAAACAGATTAGCAGGAAATCCAAGTGAAACACCAAGTTTAGCTAGATTAGATAACAGCAGATTAATTACTGCTCAAAAAGGATTTCAAAGAAACCGGGATTTATCGGCTTTATTTATGGTTGGTTTTTATGTCCTAAATATTATTGACGCCAATATAGATGCCGCTTTATCGCAATTTAATGTAGATGAAAAACTGGCGTTTAAACCTGCTGTTATAAAAAATGAGATAACATTAGATAACAATTTTGGCGTTGCTCTAAATTATTCATTTTAA